A window of Lacibacter sediminis contains these coding sequences:
- the metK gene encoding methionine adenosyltransferase, which yields MPYLFTSESVSEGHPDKVADQISDALIDNFLAFDAQSKVACETLVTTGQVVLAGEVRSKAYLDVQEIARGVIKKIGYTKSEYMFEANSCGVLSAIHEQSADINQGVDRKKKEEQGAGDQGMMFGYATNETEHYMPLALDLAHNLLIELAAIRREKNSKMPYLRPDAKSQVTLEYDDNNQPVRIDAIVISTQHDDFDAEAKMLAKIKADVINILIPRIKSKYKKYAKLFNNDIKYHINPTGKFVIGGPHGDTGLTGRKIIVDTYGGKGAHGGGAFSGKDPSKVDRSAAYATRHIAKNLVAAGLCSEVLVQVSYAIGVAKPTSINVNTYGTAKVDLSDGAIAKIVEGIFDMRPYFIEQRLKLRNPIYSETAAYGHMGRVPEVVEKTFKSPDGKVKKVKVELFTWEKLDYVSKVKKAFGLK from the coding sequence ATGCCTTACTTATTTACATCTGAATCAGTTTCTGAAGGTCATCCTGATAAAGTAGCTGACCAAATCAGTGATGCACTCATTGATAATTTTCTTGCATTTGATGCTCAATCAAAAGTAGCCTGCGAAACATTGGTTACAACCGGCCAGGTTGTTTTGGCTGGTGAAGTACGTTCAAAAGCTTACCTCGATGTTCAGGAAATTGCCCGTGGTGTAATTAAAAAGATCGGCTATACAAAGAGTGAATATATGTTCGAAGCAAACTCATGTGGTGTGTTAAGCGCTATTCATGAGCAAAGTGCTGACATTAACCAAGGTGTTGATCGTAAGAAAAAAGAAGAACAGGGCGCCGGTGACCAAGGTATGATGTTTGGTTATGCAACTAACGAAACAGAACATTACATGCCATTGGCGTTGGATCTTGCTCACAATCTGTTGATCGAGTTAGCGGCTATCCGTCGTGAAAAGAATTCAAAAATGCCTTACCTGCGTCCTGATGCAAAGAGCCAGGTAACTTTGGAATATGATGATAACAATCAACCGGTTCGCATCGATGCAATTGTTATCTCTACACAGCATGATGATTTTGATGCAGAAGCAAAAATGCTGGCAAAGATCAAAGCTGATGTGATCAACATTCTGATCCCACGTATCAAATCAAAATACAAGAAATACGCTAAGCTGTTCAATAATGATATTAAATATCATATCAACCCCACAGGTAAGTTCGTAATTGGCGGACCACATGGCGATACAGGTTTAACCGGTCGTAAGATCATTGTTGATACTTACGGTGGCAAAGGTGCGCATGGTGGTGGTGCATTCAGCGGTAAAGATCCGTCTAAAGTAGATCGTTCAGCTGCTTACGCTACACGTCACATTGCAAAGAACTTAGTTGCTGCAGGTTTGTGCAGCGAAGTGTTGGTGCAGGTTTCTTATGCAATTGGTGTTGCAAAACCAACTTCAATTAACGTAAATACTTACGGTACTGCAAAGGTTGATTTAAGCGATGGAGCTATTGCCAAGATCGTTGAAGGTATCTTCGATATGCGTCCTTACTTTATCGAGCAGCGTTTGAAACTGCGTAACCCGATCTACAGCGAAACTGCTGCTTATGGTCATATGGGCCGTGTTCCTGAAGTAGTAGAAAAAACATTCAAGAGCCCTGATGGTAAAGTGAAAAAAGTAAAAGTGGAACTGTTTACCTGGGAAAAATTAGATTATGTATCGAAAGTGAAAAAGGCTTTCGGTTTAAAATAA
- a CDS encoding DUF4270 family protein codes for MSFLTPEMRSKSSFLFVFLFFAILISSCTKLERTTLGGDLLPGTDRLITDTIILPVTTTNYLEIDSTYSGKADQHLLGYINDPMFGTTTASMYLQLLPTLYPFAYPVSKDSLFLDSCVLSLSFTGAYGDTSAVSKVNVYKISDPTFKANKLYRLTDAPNFSTGDFLGSASVTVGDIRRPYRAAYKPDSVFNQLRIRLSDAFGRLLLDQDNVNGAFQNDTTFKNFLNGFAIVADSVTSGNVINYFQLTGETTRLNLYYRLKNREGKDTNSVARFTFVNDTIRSANANKIHRNYAGSTAQPVINAGVPSSLVYVQSAPGTAVRVSIPGLDTLTRGSYIIHRAELVAQQVYQGPLTLENMFMPPFLHMSSFSASGAVEPIPFDQQYYMTPASTLNQQLDTMFKFDYDYTGGGNNFIRDASNNLISEYRLNMTSYIQNLVNNKTTRRDFKLSAPYIVHFTAKKASASSLNPLAYGRVQLGGGSHPTQKMYVRIYYSKP; via the coding sequence ATGAGTTTTCTCACACCGGAAATGCGCAGTAAAAGTTCCTTTTTATTTGTATTTTTATTTTTTGCGATTCTTATCAGCAGTTGTACAAAGTTAGAGCGTACAACTTTGGGAGGTGATCTGTTACCTGGCACTGATCGGTTGATCACAGACACCATTATACTTCCTGTTACAACAACCAACTATCTGGAAATCGATTCAACATATAGTGGTAAAGCAGATCAGCATTTGTTAGGTTATATCAACGATCCGATGTTTGGTACAACAACTGCCTCTATGTATCTGCAGTTACTCCCAACACTTTATCCATTTGCATATCCTGTATCAAAAGACAGTTTGTTCCTTGACTCATGTGTACTCTCATTATCTTTCACAGGTGCATATGGCGATACTTCTGCAGTTTCAAAAGTGAATGTGTATAAAATCAGTGACCCAACGTTTAAAGCAAATAAATTATACCGCTTAACAGACGCTCCAAATTTTTCTACAGGAGATTTTCTTGGATCAGCTTCTGTTACTGTAGGTGACATCAGAAGGCCTTACCGAGCTGCATATAAACCTGATAGTGTATTTAATCAACTACGTATTCGTTTGAGTGATGCGTTTGGTCGATTGTTATTGGATCAGGACAATGTAAATGGTGCTTTTCAGAACGATACAACGTTCAAGAACTTCCTTAACGGTTTTGCAATTGTTGCTGATTCTGTTACAAGTGGAAATGTGATCAACTATTTTCAACTTACCGGCGAAACAACAAGACTTAATCTTTACTACCGTTTAAAAAACAGGGAGGGAAAGGATACTAACTCAGTTGCACGTTTTACCTTCGTGAATGATACCATCCGCAGTGCTAATGCAAACAAAATACATCGCAATTATGCGGGCAGCACTGCTCAGCCTGTAATAAATGCCGGTGTTCCATCGAGCCTTGTGTATGTTCAATCAGCTCCCGGAACAGCCGTTCGGGTGTCGATTCCTGGTCTTGATACATTAACAAGAGGTTCTTACATCATTCATCGTGCAGAGTTGGTTGCCCAGCAGGTTTACCAAGGTCCGTTGACGCTTGAAAATATGTTTATGCCGCCTTTCCTGCATATGTCGAGTTTCTCTGCTTCAGGTGCTGTTGAGCCGATCCCTTTTGATCAGCAATACTACATGACACCAGCTTCTACCTTAAATCAGCAATTGGATACAATGTTCAAGTTCGATTATGATTATACTGGAGGAGGGAACAATTTTATAAGGGACGCTTCCAATAATCTTATCTCTGAATATCGCTTGAACATGACCAGCTATATTCAGAACCTCGTGAATAATAAAACAACAAGACGGGACTTTAAACTTTCGGCTCCATACATTGTTCATTTCACTGCCAAAAAAGCCAGTGCTTCGTCTCTTAACCCGTTAGCTTACGGTCGTGTGCAACTCGGTGGGGGCTCGCATCCTACACAAAAAATGTATGTGCGTATCTATTACTCAAAGCCGTAA
- the rlmB gene encoding 23S rRNA (guanosine(2251)-2'-O)-methyltransferase RlmB: MKQFRQKQQRPKKSTLVIGRIPVLEALQEGKQLDRIYMQNTLHGDVAEEIQKLAFKQQVPVNKVPVEKLNSFNVSDHQGCLAQLSKIRYQDLQQVIDWVVEKGEVPMFVILDGVTDIRNIGGIARTALCCGAHAIIIPDKGVGALNEDAILTSAGALELISVCRVNSLMKAVDDLHLNGIRVFASEMTAKTSIYDCDFKEPCAIVMGGEEKGVFPGLMKICDETFKIPMKGDFESLNVGVATAMILYEAMKQRG, translated from the coding sequence GTGAAACAGTTCCGTCAAAAACAACAACGTCCCAAGAAATCTACTTTAGTGATCGGCCGCATTCCTGTGCTTGAAGCTTTACAGGAAGGGAAGCAGCTTGATCGCATTTATATGCAGAATACCTTGCATGGCGATGTTGCAGAAGAAATTCAAAAGCTCGCATTTAAACAACAGGTGCCCGTTAATAAAGTACCGGTTGAAAAGCTAAACAGTTTTAATGTAAGCGATCACCAGGGATGTCTTGCGCAACTTTCAAAGATCCGTTACCAGGATCTGCAACAGGTAATTGACTGGGTAGTGGAGAAAGGCGAAGTGCCAATGTTCGTTATTCTTGATGGTGTTACTGATATTCGAAATATTGGTGGCATTGCACGCACTGCTTTGTGTTGCGGCGCTCATGCGATTATTATTCCCGATAAAGGAGTAGGGGCATTGAATGAAGATGCAATTCTTACAAGTGCGGGTGCTTTAGAATTGATTTCTGTTTGCAGAGTGAACAGTTTAATGAAAGCTGTTGATGATCTTCATCTGAATGGCATTCGTGTATTTGCCAGTGAAATGACAGCGAAGACAAGTATTTATGATTGCGATTTCAAAGAACCCTGCGCCATTGTCATGGGTGGTGAAGAAAAAGGTGTTTTTCCCGGACTGATGAAGATCTGCGATGAAACTTTCAAAATCCCCATGAAAGGAGATTTTGAAAGTTTGAATGTAGGTGTAGCAACGGCCATGATATTGTATGAGGCAATGAAGCAACGGGGATAA
- a CDS encoding tetratricopeptide repeat protein: MKKFLFSAVAVLFCLGLSAQDVKKIRNAYDKKDWPKAKEAVDLALANEKEQKNWEAWYYKGLIYGQIAKDATLKATVPDAWMQSFDAYQKAMELDQKQSEVYMMTRQYPIFDNYLELQKEANQLYNSGNYQGALDGYKKADKVGRFIFKNKWALSEVDTILYYYAGAAAMQLENKEEVVSFFQKIADANIGGEGYDVVYRYLTYYYDQKKNPELAAKYAESGRKLYPKDTYYDRIELDKMRKSGADALEIFKKYEGIVETDPKDYEVRYDYAAEIFNWLYMDSKATAEQKPAYFDKIISALKKCIELDPKQPDAHLLIGKTYFNEAAFMQDEMKKIKGTTPADTQKKTEMKKQMEDRMKEALPYLDNSAAIFAAMTADQMKDKRTKNEYKSTLYLLTEAYRFLGNKDKEKEFDAKYQALNQ; the protein is encoded by the coding sequence ATGAAAAAATTTCTTTTCTCAGCGGTTGCTGTACTGTTTTGCCTGGGTCTTTCTGCACAGGATGTAAAGAAGATCCGCAATGCTTACGACAAAAAAGATTGGCCAAAAGCAAAAGAGGCAGTTGATCTTGCTTTAGCGAATGAAAAAGAACAAAAGAATTGGGAAGCCTGGTATTACAAAGGATTGATCTATGGCCAGATCGCCAAAGATGCAACCCTGAAGGCAACCGTTCCTGATGCATGGATGCAATCATTCGATGCCTATCAAAAAGCAATGGAGCTTGACCAGAAACAGTCGGAAGTTTATATGATGACAAGGCAGTATCCGATTTTTGATAACTATCTCGAATTGCAAAAAGAAGCCAACCAGTTATACAATAGCGGCAACTACCAGGGCGCTTTGGATGGCTATAAAAAAGCCGACAAAGTTGGTCGTTTCATCTTTAAAAATAAATGGGCGCTGAGCGAAGTTGATACCATCCTGTATTACTATGCCGGTGCTGCTGCTATGCAGTTAGAAAATAAAGAAGAAGTAGTTTCTTTCTTCCAGAAAATAGCTGATGCCAACATTGGTGGCGAAGGTTATGATGTGGTGTACCGCTATCTTACTTATTACTACGATCAGAAGAAAAATCCGGAGTTAGCAGCTAAATATGCTGAAAGCGGACGTAAGCTTTATCCAAAGGATACTTACTACGATCGTATTGAACTCGATAAAATGCGTAAGAGCGGGGCAGATGCGTTAGAAATATTTAAGAAGTACGAAGGTATTGTTGAAACAGACCCTAAAGATTACGAGGTGCGTTACGATTATGCAGCTGAGATCTTTAACTGGCTCTATATGGATTCAAAAGCAACAGCAGAACAAAAACCTGCTTACTTCGACAAGATCATTTCTGCATTGAAGAAGTGTATTGAACTTGATCCAAAGCAGCCAGATGCTCATTTGCTGATCGGTAAAACCTATTTCAATGAAGCTGCTTTTATGCAGGATGAAATGAAGAAGATAAAAGGAACAACTCCGGCCGACACACAAAAGAAGACTGAGATGAAAAAACAAATGGAAGACCGGATGAAAGAGGCACTTCCTTATTTAGATAATTCAGCGGCTATTTTTGCCGCAATGACGGCCGATCAAATGAAAGATAAGCGTACGAAAAACGAATACAAATCAACTTTGTATCTTTTAACAGAAGCCTATCGTTTTCTCGGCAATAAGGATAAAGAGAAAGAATTTGATGCAAAATACCAGGCGTTAAATCAATAA
- a CDS encoding porin family protein codes for MRKILLIAAVFSFSLFRASSQVKFGFNAGISVSNAVSRDKEENETEISDPIAGLNIGFVTTVPIGKNFSFAPGLNFVQKGAKQSESYESLGAETITINWQGRLSCLELQLPILYNTNGEKGKFFLGAGPTLSYAISGKSKLKITGEEQEDRKLDFGNSNEDDLRPFDIGANVLIGYMINKGFVVSANYNMGLLNLTPGDDAKDMSNRFDYYSLKIGWMIGK; via the coding sequence ATGAGAAAGATTCTACTCATCGCCGCAGTATTTTCATTCAGCTTGTTCAGAGCTTCTTCCCAGGTAAAATTTGGATTCAATGCCGGAATCTCAGTTTCAAATGCAGTTTCAAGAGACAAGGAAGAAAATGAAACCGAAATATCTGATCCTATTGCAGGTTTGAATATTGGTTTTGTAACGACTGTGCCCATAGGTAAAAACTTCTCTTTTGCGCCCGGATTAAATTTTGTTCAAAAAGGTGCAAAGCAGTCTGAGAGTTATGAATCTCTTGGAGCGGAAACTATAACCATTAACTGGCAGGGCAGATTAAGTTGTCTCGAGTTACAGCTACCAATTCTTTATAATACAAATGGCGAAAAAGGCAAATTCTTTTTGGGAGCCGGCCCAACACTTTCATACGCAATAAGCGGAAAAAGTAAACTAAAAATAACCGGAGAGGAACAGGAGGACAGAAAATTAGATTTTGGCAATTCCAATGAGGATGATTTACGTCCCTTTGATATTGGGGCAAACGTATTAATTGGATATATGATCAACAAAGGATTCGTTGTATCTGCAAATTATAACATGGGATTATTAAACTTAACCCCTGGTGATGATGCAAAGGATATGTCCAACCGATTCGATTATTACTCATTGAAAATTGGTTGGATGATTGGCAAATAA
- a CDS encoding HD domain-containing protein, with amino-acid sequence MSLKLNRTSFGDPKNTGNVLNREEAFKLLNDWVKNERLQLHMKQVGHLMKCWAQEKEGLQEADQWRWEMAGLLHDADWDQWPDQHCSKIIEELEARNIDPEIIRAIASHGPNHFGVEPETRMDKMLYAFDELSGLIHAYSLMRPEGYAGMELKGVKKRLKEKSFAANVNREEIMDALNRAGVDLETLVPFMIERQSSVK; translated from the coding sequence ATGTCATTGAAACTGAACCGTACAAGCTTTGGCGATCCGAAAAATACCGGCAACGTTTTAAATCGGGAAGAAGCATTTAAGCTGTTAAATGATTGGGTGAAAAATGAACGCCTGCAACTTCACATGAAACAGGTTGGCCACCTCATGAAATGTTGGGCACAGGAAAAAGAAGGTTTACAGGAAGCTGATCAATGGCGGTGGGAAATGGCTGGTTTATTACACGACGCAGATTGGGATCAATGGCCCGACCAGCATTGCAGCAAGATCATTGAAGAACTTGAAGCCAGGAATATTGACCCGGAGATCATACGGGCAATTGCGAGTCATGGACCAAATCATTTTGGTGTTGAGCCGGAAACAAGGATGGACAAGATGCTGTATGCTTTCGATGAATTAAGCGGATTGATCCATGCATACAGTTTAATGCGACCGGAAGGTTATGCAGGCATGGAATTGAAAGGCGTTAAGAAACGATTGAAAGAAAAAAGCTTTGCGGCAAATGTGAATCGTGAAGAAATTATGGATGCGTTAAACAGGGCAGGTGTCGATCTGGAAACTCTGGTGCCATTCATGATAGAGAGACAATCCAGTGTTAAGTAG
- a CDS encoding TonB-dependent receptor has translation MRISHLLILITVWMKSEVKAQVTTPTQTIRGRVVDAESQSPVKGATATIEGTLFTAMTDTSGNFVLPGIPVGRQRVQVSFVGYQIYLSDYFILNSAKETDLQITLIEEKKSLGQITITGTRNPKLPVNKYALVSGRSFSAEETQRFAASANDPGRMAMGFPGVQPSRDSRNDIIIRGNNPVGMNWRLEGLDIPNPNHFARRGSSGGGITIFSLSVLDHSDFYTGALAAEYGDVLSGAFDVHFRKGNQQKAEHTFKAGMIGLEFSTEGPIQKGRSSYLVNYRYSFLDILNAFGINLVDERERNKFQDVSFNLAFNNKKNTVQTNIWGMGGYSKENFLAVDDTAQWKQYDDYAVYENSTLMGAFGIAQTIKLNTKSFIKTSIAVMGQQIKWVDDTLTKQQVATKVNDELYNNNRVSATVSFNHKVNTVVNFKAGMYASLLDYKFNKGEWNYTNNSFKPNVIMGEGNSWLLQPYLQFGIKPNSRILINPGVHSMYFALNKQFVIDPRLSVQYRFSAKTNLTAAYGLHSKLLPLGSYFYQSGSSFPNKDLKMMRSHHYILAFDQMLGKKWRFHVEAYRQQLFQIPVVDNIDRTYWILNEMEGYANEPLVSKGKGTNTGVDLSLEKFFSKGLFMIASFSVFDSKFIPLDGKSYNTRFNSRTSASWVGAKEWKLKKNKVLQAGWKVLYNGGVPLSPLAAVQNGSSRQPVLDETKPYSEYTDAYFRTDGRISLRKDKKKISWQLALDIQNLFAQKNIDPLGRRYDPTTNQWTFKQQSGIVPVLSYQVDF, from the coding sequence ATGCGAATCTCACATTTACTCATTTTGATAACCGTATGGATGAAATCAGAAGTAAAAGCACAGGTTACAACTCCAACACAAACTATACGTGGGCGTGTGGTTGATGCCGAAAGCCAATCACCCGTTAAAGGCGCAACAGCTACAATTGAAGGGACGCTCTTTACAGCCATGACAGATACCTCCGGTAATTTTGTATTGCCTGGCATACCTGTTGGCCGCCAACGTGTGCAAGTAAGCTTTGTTGGCTACCAGATCTATCTATCAGATTATTTTATTCTCAACTCTGCAAAAGAAACTGATTTGCAGATCACACTTATAGAAGAAAAGAAAAGTCTGGGGCAGATAACGATCACGGGCACCCGAAATCCAAAACTACCCGTCAATAAATACGCACTGGTGAGTGGCCGATCGTTTTCTGCAGAGGAAACACAACGATTCGCTGCAAGTGCCAATGATCCAGGTCGCATGGCCATGGGGTTTCCCGGCGTGCAACCAAGCAGAGATAGCAGAAACGATATTATCATTCGTGGTAATAATCCTGTGGGTATGAACTGGCGACTGGAAGGTTTGGATATTCCAAATCCCAATCACTTTGCACGCAGAGGAAGCAGCGGCGGAGGTATTACCATTTTCAGTTTAAGTGTTTTAGATCATTCAGATTTTTACACCGGAGCCTTGGCTGCTGAATACGGCGATGTATTGAGCGGTGCTTTTGATGTGCACTTTCGCAAAGGCAATCAGCAAAAAGCAGAACATACATTTAAGGCAGGTATGATCGGTCTTGAGTTTTCAACTGAAGGACCCATACAGAAAGGAAGAAGTTCTTATTTGGTCAACTATCGTTATTCATTTCTGGATATTTTAAACGCCTTCGGCATTAATCTCGTTGATGAACGTGAACGAAATAAATTTCAGGATGTATCCTTCAATCTTGCATTCAATAACAAGAAGAATACGGTACAAACAAATATCTGGGGAATGGGTGGTTACAGTAAAGAAAACTTTCTTGCCGTAGACGACACAGCACAATGGAAGCAGTATGATGATTATGCTGTTTATGAAAACAGTACGTTGATGGGTGCGTTTGGCATTGCACAAACGATCAAACTCAATACGAAGTCGTTTATCAAAACATCCATTGCAGTAATGGGACAGCAGATCAAATGGGTGGATGATACGCTTACGAAACAACAGGTGGCAACGAAAGTAAATGATGAACTGTATAACAACAACCGTGTTTCAGCAACTGTTTCATTTAATCATAAAGTAAATACAGTTGTAAACTTTAAGGCAGGCATGTATGCAAGTCTGCTGGATTATAAGTTTAATAAAGGCGAATGGAATTATACAAACAATTCTTTCAAACCAAATGTGATCATGGGCGAAGGAAACAGTTGGCTGTTACAACCATATCTGCAATTTGGAATAAAGCCCAACAGCCGCATTCTCATCAACCCCGGTGTACACAGCATGTACTTTGCGTTGAACAAACAGTTTGTTATTGATCCACGGCTTTCAGTACAATATCGTTTTTCTGCTAAAACCAATCTTACTGCTGCATATGGATTGCACAGCAAACTTCTTCCGCTGGGTTCTTATTTCTATCAGTCAGGTTCTTCTTTTCCCAATAAGGATCTGAAGATGATGCGATCACATCACTACATCCTTGCATTTGATCAAATGCTGGGAAAGAAGTGGCGCTTTCATGTAGAGGCTTATCGCCAACAGTTATTTCAGATACCTGTTGTAGACAATATTGACAGAACTTATTGGATATTGAATGAGATGGAAGGTTATGCCAATGAACCATTGGTAAGTAAAGGAAAAGGAACAAACACCGGTGTTGATCTTTCATTGGAAAAATTCTTCTCGAAAGGTCTGTTCATGATCGCATCATTCTCTGTGTTTGATTCAAAGTTTATTCCGTTGGATGGCAAATCATACAACACCCGGTTTAACTCACGTACAAGCGCATCATGGGTTGGTGCAAAAGAATGGAAACTGAAAAAGAATAAAGTACTGCAGGCAGGTTGGAAAGTGTTATACAATGGAGGCGTGCCCCTCTCCCCTCTTGCTGCTGTGCAAAACGGAAGCTCAAGACAACCTGTACTTGATGAAACAAAGCCTTACTCAGAATATACAGATGCATACTTCAGAACTGATGGACGTATCTCACTTCGAAAAGATAAAAAGAAGATCAGTTGGCAGCTTGCACTTGATATTCAGAATCTGTTTGCACAAAAGAACATTGATCCCTTAGGCAGAAGATATGACCCTACAACTAATCAATGGACATTCAAACAACAATCGGGCATTGTTCCTGTGTTGAGTTATCAGGTAGATTTTTAG
- a CDS encoding hydroxymethylglutaryl-CoA lyase gives MAQQSIKLIECPRDAMQGWKTFIPTEQKIRYLNALLEVGFDTIDFGSFVSPKAIPQMADTSQVIPKLKLADSRSKLLAIIANERGAEDAVLFDEINYLGFPFSVSETFQQRNTNSSINESIKRVEAIQELCIKNKKQLVVYLSMGFGNPYGDPWTEEIVFSYAEQLVELGIETISLADTVGLATAEQVKRMAGYLVNQLPETEIGVHLHSTSVNWREKLAAAYEAGCRRFDGALKGIGGCPMADDELVGNMDTEKMIGYFEETNSLQLNTQALQNSLLIAGEIFN, from the coding sequence ATGGCGCAACAATCCATTAAACTTATTGAATGTCCACGTGATGCTATGCAGGGTTGGAAGACCTTTATTCCTACTGAGCAAAAGATCAGGTATCTGAATGCATTATTGGAAGTTGGTTTTGATACCATCGACTTTGGCAGTTTCGTTTCACCCAAAGCCATTCCGCAAATGGCCGATACAAGCCAGGTAATACCTAAACTTAAATTAGCAGATTCAAGGTCGAAACTATTGGCAATCATTGCAAATGAACGGGGAGCTGAAGATGCGGTTTTGTTTGACGAGATCAATTATCTCGGGTTCCCATTTTCCGTTTCGGAAACATTTCAGCAGCGGAATACAAATAGTTCGATCAATGAATCGATCAAAAGGGTAGAGGCGATCCAGGAACTTTGTATCAAGAATAAAAAGCAATTGGTGGTCTATCTGTCTATGGGTTTTGGTAATCCATACGGTGATCCATGGACGGAAGAAATTGTTTTCAGTTATGCGGAGCAGTTGGTTGAGTTGGGAATTGAAACAATCTCTTTGGCTGATACAGTTGGACTGGCTACTGCTGAACAAGTGAAACGAATGGCCGGTTATTTAGTGAATCAATTGCCCGAAACAGAAATTGGTGTGCATCTTCATTCAACAAGTGTTAACTGGCGTGAGAAACTGGCAGCTGCCTACGAAGCCGGTTGCAGGCGTTTTGATGGTGCATTAAAAGGAATTGGGGGGTGTCCCATGGCCGATGACGAGCTGGTGGGTAATATGGATACAGAAAAAATGATCGGATATTTTGAAGAAACCAACAGCCTGCAACTGAATACGCAAGCCTTGCAAAATAGCCTGCTGATTGCCGGTGAAATATTTAACTAA
- a CDS encoding GSCFA domain-containing protein, protein MNLIATIEIKPLPAPITHQHSVLLIGSCFTEHIGNNLSDLKFKVLQNPNGILFEPISVCRNLVSYIQDKEYTSDDLFHYNELWQSWSHHSQFSQPDQKQALERINNSQHTAHQFLKKADWLIITLGSSFVYKLVDNGRFVANCHKAPGQWFDKYLIPIDEQVAELDNTIHQLFHFNPKLKIIFTISPVRHLRDGVVENNRSKARLLETVHHLVNKFDRLFYFPAYELVIDVLRDYRFYDIDLAHPNYAATQFVMEKFSDYAFTEPTKQLIKEIRQLVTARNHKPFHPTSQLHKQFLQKHYELAKRLQEQHSHLDLAAELEYFRL, encoded by the coding sequence ATGAACCTGATCGCTACTATTGAGATTAAGCCGTTGCCGGCGCCCATAACACACCAACACTCGGTTTTATTGATCGGGAGCTGCTTTACAGAGCATATTGGAAATAATCTTAGTGATTTGAAATTCAAAGTATTGCAAAATCCAAATGGTATTCTGTTTGAGCCAATAAGTGTTTGCCGTAATCTTGTTTCTTATATACAGGATAAAGAGTACACCAGCGACGATCTGTTTCATTATAACGAGCTTTGGCAAAGCTGGAGCCATCACAGTCAATTCTCACAGCCGGATCAGAAACAGGCTTTGGAGCGAATAAATAACTCTCAACACACGGCTCATCAATTCCTGAAAAAAGCCGACTGGCTCATCATAACTTTAGGGTCATCATTCGTTTACAAACTGGTGGATAATGGCCGTTTTGTGGCCAACTGCCACAAGGCACCGGGGCAATGGTTCGACAAATACCTTATTCCAATCGACGAACAGGTAGCTGAGCTTGATAATACCATTCACCAGTTGTTTCATTTTAACCCCAAGCTCAAGATCATTTTCACCATCAGCCCGGTAAGACATTTGCGAGACGGTGTGGTTGAGAATAACCGGAGCAAAGCCCGTTTGCTGGAAACGGTACATCACCTGGTGAATAAGTTCGACCGGTTGTTTTATTTCCCGGCTTATGAACTTGTGATCGATGTATTGCGTGATTACCGTTTCTATGATATTGACCTGGCGCATCCGAACTATGCCGCTACGCAGTTTGTAATGGAAAAGTTTTCAGACTATGCGTTTACTGAACCCACAAAACAATTGATCAAAGAAATCCGCCAGTTGGTAACTGCACGAAATCATAAACCGTTTCATCCCACATCACAACTTCACAAACAGTTCCTGCAAAAGCATTACGAACTGGCAAAACGCCTGCAGGAGCAACATTCACACCTTGACTTAGCCGCTGAGCTTGAATATTTTAGGCTATAA